A genomic region of Gemmata massiliana contains the following coding sequences:
- a CDS encoding DUF1559 family PulG-like putative transporter produces MRRFLCGALALIAIAFSTLDATESQALTRTPQHLKPDPKAVANPREVATVAPSANNLRRIAIAMHEYSDTNGVLPPAAYWNKAGQACLSWRVLILPQLGHEALYKQFKLDEPWDSEHNKKLLAKMPSVYATPGLTKSGSTETYYRVFVGNGAGFDWIFGTLLIKILDGTVNTIMCTIASTSVPWSKPDELEFDPEKDPTKLFGALPTGQPQVVMFDGTVKTLKKLPSKETLKLLIQRNDGQVIPDDF; encoded by the coding sequence ATGCGTCGATTTCTGTGCGGCGCGCTCGCACTGATCGCAATCGCGTTCTCCACACTGGACGCGACCGAAAGCCAGGCACTCACGCGAACCCCTCAGCACCTGAAACCGGACCCAAAGGCGGTCGCGAATCCGAGAGAGGTCGCGACCGTCGCACCTTCAGCGAACAACTTGCGGCGCATTGCCATCGCGATGCACGAGTACAGCGACACAAACGGCGTCCTTCCACCGGCAGCGTACTGGAACAAAGCCGGGCAAGCGTGCCTGAGTTGGCGCGTGCTGATCCTGCCGCAACTCGGACACGAGGCGCTCTACAAGCAGTTCAAACTCGATGAACCGTGGGACAGCGAACACAACAAGAAGCTGCTCGCCAAGATGCCCTCCGTGTACGCAACCCCGGGCCTCACCAAATCGGGAAGCACCGAGACGTACTACCGCGTGTTCGTCGGCAACGGTGCGGGCTTCGACTGGATCTTCGGCACGTTGCTCATTAAGATCCTCGACGGTACGGTCAACACCATCATGTGTACGATCGCAAGCACCTCCGTACCCTGGAGCAAGCCGGACGAGTTGGAATTCGATCCCGAAAAAGACCCGACCAAGCTGTTCGGCGCGTTGCCCACGGGTCAACCACAGGTTGTGATGTTCGACGGTACTGTTAAAACGCTGAAGAAGCTCCCGTCCAAAGAGACTCTCAAACTCCTTATCCAGCGTAACGACGGCCAGGTCATTCCGGACGATTTCTAA
- a CDS encoding MJ0042-type zinc finger domain-containing protein — protein MAVSIYCPHCQHQFKIPETAIGKKGRCPACKQVLTAEFPAVASYEVVEKPEIVEPEAQPIADEVSEPAPVRPRSRDGDEEPEVRPGRKPRKVRPASQGFLRLTVLFGGLAAAVACGVIFYLWQREQTELSGYVALVEAFRGAQASPEITKEMEILTARRKAYPSCCWPRARGWSAGCSGPLGSALLVGSSCSRP, from the coding sequence TTGGCCGTCTCCATTTATTGCCCCCACTGTCAGCACCAATTTAAGATCCCCGAAACCGCGATCGGTAAGAAGGGGCGGTGTCCGGCCTGCAAACAGGTTCTTACCGCAGAATTTCCCGCGGTCGCGTCATACGAAGTCGTCGAGAAACCCGAAATCGTTGAGCCCGAAGCCCAGCCGATCGCGGACGAAGTCTCCGAACCGGCCCCGGTACGGCCTCGGTCCCGGGATGGGGACGAAGAGCCGGAGGTGCGCCCCGGCCGGAAGCCCCGCAAGGTGCGGCCCGCGTCCCAGGGGTTCTTACGGCTGACGGTGCTCTTCGGTGGGTTGGCCGCGGCCGTAGCGTGCGGGGTGATCTTTTACCTGTGGCAGCGCGAACAAACAGAATTGAGTGGCTACGTTGCGCTGGTAGAAGCGTTTCGAGGGGCCCAGGCTTCGCCCGAGATCACGAAGGAGATGGAGATCCTGACGGCGCGCCGGAAAGCGTACCCCTCATGCTGCTGGCCGCGTGCGCGGGGTTGGTCGGCGGGCTGCTCGGGTCCGCTCGGATCGGCGTTGCTGGTGGGCTCATCATGCTCGCGGCCGTAG
- a CDS encoding FecR domain-containing protein, with protein MTAPSDPRLAELFGRYWDNVLTPAEAEELDRQLAADPEAREWFRLLVLQAVAVADRAPGRNSRELETTTETGSASRVLGARRWSRRRVLQYTGGALAAGVTGIALGRWVWPDRTPPIAPERYARLGSVRGDITVRSADGTSYPTDGPVPPGSTVTASGPSASAVLFYPDGTNIAVTQDSAVTLSADGTQLQLNRGVIAADVRPPLVGRVPLTLLTTETVLTGASGAIVTLSQTATVTEVGVQRGAVKVFAPTGKAFGEVRGGELLTVQGDGDQIQKQPIRDTPDKYAPDLARPLVVGLRGDWAVGHRQSMNAQTVVVPDFWHDPYYQRKMYQIRSDNQWTHGYFRLQSDSLIRVRYRAERPGPGQVCFCVRTPDVRSPTTGMLEWNGTYAPSLTTPGGWQTIEVRADAMLNNKHAPKFGPPWIGFLIIFNTYESDLRLQVSEFRVSPPETHT; from the coding sequence GTGACCGCACCATCCGATCCGCGCCTCGCAGAACTGTTCGGTCGCTATTGGGACAACGTGCTGACGCCCGCGGAAGCGGAAGAACTGGATCGTCAGTTGGCGGCCGATCCCGAAGCGCGCGAATGGTTCCGGCTCCTTGTTCTTCAAGCCGTTGCGGTCGCGGACCGCGCGCCGGGGCGAAACAGTCGGGAGTTGGAGACCACAACGGAAACAGGTTCGGCTTCGCGGGTTCTCGGTGCGCGGCGGTGGAGCCGGCGCCGGGTGTTGCAATACACAGGCGGAGCGCTCGCAGCGGGAGTAACAGGGATCGCGCTCGGGCGCTGGGTCTGGCCCGACCGAACGCCCCCAATAGCCCCCGAACGTTACGCTCGACTCGGCTCGGTTCGAGGTGATATTACGGTCCGGTCCGCCGATGGAACCTCGTATCCAACCGACGGGCCAGTTCCACCGGGTAGCACGGTTACCGCGAGCGGTCCCAGTGCGTCGGCAGTCCTGTTCTACCCCGACGGCACGAACATTGCGGTAACTCAAGACTCAGCGGTCACGCTGAGTGCGGACGGCACACAACTGCAACTGAACCGCGGGGTGATCGCGGCGGATGTGCGCCCGCCGCTCGTGGGTCGGGTACCGCTCACCCTGCTCACTACGGAAACGGTGCTCACGGGCGCGAGCGGTGCCATTGTGACTCTCTCGCAGACGGCCACTGTGACGGAAGTGGGAGTTCAGCGCGGCGCAGTGAAGGTGTTCGCTCCGACGGGTAAAGCGTTCGGCGAAGTGCGTGGCGGCGAGTTGCTGACTGTGCAAGGCGACGGGGACCAAATTCAAAAGCAGCCGATCCGCGATACACCTGACAAATACGCGCCGGACCTCGCTCGTCCCCTCGTGGTCGGATTGAGGGGTGATTGGGCCGTGGGGCACAGGCAGTCGATGAACGCCCAAACGGTCGTCGTTCCGGATTTCTGGCACGACCCGTATTACCAGCGGAAGATGTACCAGATCCGCTCCGACAATCAGTGGACGCACGGATACTTCCGCCTCCAGTCCGACTCGCTCATTCGGGTGCGGTACCGTGCCGAGCGCCCGGGACCGGGACAGGTCTGTTTCTGTGTGCGGACCCCAGACGTTCGATCCCCGACTACGGGGATGTTGGAGTGGAACGGTACTTACGCGCCCAGTCTCACAACCCCAGGAGGGTGGCAGACGATCGAAGTTCGAGCCGACGCGATGCTCAACAACAAGCACGCGCCGAAGTTCGGACCGCCGTGGATCGGGTTTCTAATCATTTTCAACACTTACGAATCGGATCTGAGGCTCCAGGTTTCTGAGTTTCGGGTTTCTCCGCCCGAGACGCACACCTAA
- a CDS encoding leucine-rich repeat domain-containing protein, with protein MLLAACAGLVGGLLGSARIGVAGGLIMLAAVVAPAIVFPATLIFTCALVVAGVLGLMVQSGAKAQRLAERAAEERRRPRSNPLVLVCAVLGMLFFCGYAVLQGVLLVSAADKQEQEIARLKGGRGGDRQANPPGGGNNGGAGGDTSGGGLNNDGDKRPEPPKEVPAGDVREQITGAGTGAKLVKLDLSPAGLDAMLDAPEGSQIKESYGTIHVTKDEHFGLTIKLGRQHLHSARENLTGYGNKAVVNSGDLVFTDNSWGSKPSFSFVTMKVVGHQDVSVQNYTHFNDKSVEHSRADCLLMIRCAESLAGKTPPPTDPTAALAPFKAGPRYGEMEKPDEVRLNEKATDATLALLAKFPGTRVLDLSSAYVTDEGMAHLKALTKLEKLSVQGRPLTDAGAATLARLAQVRDLNASYTNITDAGVKSLAALSELETLEAGGGYSSKFKGPGLAHLAGAKKLKKLKLNGSEFDDSALANLKTVTGLVELDLSSIKLLGPGLAQLKDLPNLIRLDVSGTQINDSGLESIAGLVRLEELDLHGTQLSGEGVKALKGMTKLRVLKLESTKIPDAGAAHLAALTNLEVLNLQSTPITDAGVAHLKGLKNLKKLDLSRTALTDAGLSHLSGLEDIDELVIWGTKVSNTNPPKKVKPPVEGKLNPADPAAMVKRFSGRTERGDGEGKPIVSITFNDAKIKDADLADLRDLKTLRVLNLGYGNEVTDAGLFYLKGLTGLEELHLSGTRVQGDGLVHLAKLTKLRKLDLPGEDFTAKQLAPLAALVNLEEFPCNLVDETEAKLRVLAHLVKLRELDLPARGFSDAALGHVGKMVGLEYLSIPGSGSWRLTDAGLAHLKGLKNLKSLSLSGAAVTGDGFKHLAALTQLEALSLDGTAFGDEGLKHVRALTGLQSLTLSLTNVSDAGLEPLGDLTNLEHLDLSRTRVTGAGFAKLKKMPKLASLNLGGAPFSDAGMKALGAFPGLRSLQLDRTDVTDAGIEGLKGVSGLRSVSLVKTRVRGTGFAAAGELPELGYLNLADSNFSDAGIEHLAGMKKLYALDVSGTPVTGTGFAKLKPLKALGTLRLHGTQLNDAGLKEVGELTGLHELTLSRAQITDAGLPALNGLPKLTRLALDETAVTGAGLKDVKELKNVTMVDLRNSRVTGEGLECLKNFPNLQYLQLDNTFVTDEGLARLKDLPKLQSLGLQGTRITDTGLTTLSGLKGLRNVNAAQTQATQNGAAKLKEGLQELNVYVGE; from the coding sequence ATGCTGCTGGCCGCGTGCGCGGGGTTGGTCGGCGGGCTGCTCGGGTCCGCTCGGATCGGCGTTGCTGGTGGGCTCATCATGCTCGCGGCCGTAGTCGCGCCCGCGATCGTTTTCCCCGCAACCCTAATATTCACGTGCGCCCTCGTCGTCGCGGGTGTGCTCGGGCTGATGGTGCAATCCGGGGCGAAGGCCCAGCGCCTCGCAGAACGGGCCGCAGAGGAGCGCCGGCGCCCGCGGTCGAACCCGCTCGTACTCGTGTGCGCGGTTCTCGGGATGTTGTTCTTCTGTGGCTACGCGGTGCTGCAGGGGGTTCTTCTGGTTTCCGCCGCGGACAAACAAGAGCAAGAGATCGCTCGCCTCAAAGGGGGGCGGGGTGGGGATCGTCAGGCCAATCCTCCTGGGGGCGGCAACAACGGCGGGGCAGGGGGGGACACTAGCGGGGGTGGGCTCAACAACGACGGCGACAAGCGCCCCGAGCCGCCCAAAGAGGTGCCCGCGGGCGACGTGCGCGAACAGATTACCGGGGCCGGGACCGGCGCCAAATTGGTGAAACTCGACCTCAGCCCCGCGGGGCTGGATGCGATGCTCGATGCCCCGGAGGGGAGCCAGATCAAAGAGTCCTATGGCACCATTCACGTGACGAAGGACGAACACTTCGGGCTGACGATCAAACTCGGGCGCCAGCACCTCCATTCCGCGCGCGAGAACCTGACGGGGTACGGCAACAAAGCGGTTGTCAACTCCGGGGATCTGGTTTTCACCGACAACAGTTGGGGGAGCAAACCGAGTTTCAGCTTCGTCACGATGAAGGTGGTGGGGCACCAGGATGTGTCCGTTCAGAACTACACGCATTTCAACGACAAGTCAGTCGAACACTCCCGCGCGGACTGTCTACTCATGATCCGCTGTGCGGAATCACTGGCGGGCAAGACGCCGCCCCCCACCGATCCGACCGCAGCGCTCGCACCGTTCAAGGCCGGGCCGCGGTACGGTGAAATGGAGAAGCCCGACGAGGTGCGCTTGAACGAGAAGGCGACAGACGCCACCCTCGCGCTGCTCGCGAAGTTCCCCGGCACCCGGGTTCTGGACCTTAGTTCGGCATACGTGACCGACGAGGGGATGGCCCACCTCAAAGCGCTCACGAAGTTAGAGAAACTCAGCGTACAGGGGCGCCCCCTCACCGATGCGGGGGCCGCGACCCTGGCCCGACTCGCGCAAGTGAGGGACTTGAACGCGAGTTACACGAACATTACCGACGCCGGGGTCAAATCACTCGCGGCGCTATCCGAACTCGAAACCCTCGAGGCCGGGGGCGGCTATTCGTCAAAGTTCAAAGGACCGGGGTTGGCGCACCTCGCGGGCGCGAAAAAGCTCAAAAAGCTCAAACTGAACGGATCGGAGTTCGACGATTCCGCGCTCGCCAACCTGAAGACCGTGACCGGTCTCGTCGAACTGGACCTCAGTTCGATCAAGCTGCTCGGTCCGGGACTGGCCCAATTGAAAGACCTCCCGAATCTGATCCGGCTGGACGTGAGCGGGACGCAGATCAACGATTCGGGTCTGGAGAGCATCGCGGGCTTGGTGCGCCTGGAGGAACTCGACCTGCACGGCACGCAACTCAGCGGCGAGGGCGTCAAAGCGCTCAAGGGAATGACCAAGCTCCGGGTGCTGAAACTGGAGTCCACGAAGATCCCCGACGCGGGTGCCGCGCACCTCGCTGCGCTCACGAATCTGGAAGTGCTCAACCTGCAAAGCACCCCGATCACGGACGCGGGGGTGGCTCACTTGAAGGGGCTGAAGAACCTGAAGAAACTCGACCTCAGTCGGACCGCGCTGACGGACGCGGGGCTCTCGCACCTCAGCGGGCTGGAGGACATTGACGAGCTGGTGATCTGGGGCACGAAGGTCTCGAACACCAACCCGCCGAAGAAGGTCAAGCCGCCCGTCGAGGGGAAACTGAACCCCGCGGACCCGGCCGCGATGGTCAAGCGGTTCTCGGGTCGGACGGAGCGCGGCGACGGGGAGGGGAAGCCGATCGTCTCGATCACGTTCAACGATGCCAAGATCAAGGACGCGGACCTCGCCGACCTGCGCGACCTGAAGACGCTCCGCGTACTCAATCTCGGGTACGGGAACGAGGTCACGGACGCGGGCCTCTTCTACCTGAAGGGGCTGACGGGCCTCGAGGAACTGCACCTCTCGGGAACCCGGGTCCAGGGCGACGGGCTGGTTCACCTCGCCAAACTCACCAAGTTGCGAAAGCTCGACCTGCCCGGCGAGGACTTCACAGCGAAGCAACTCGCCCCGCTCGCGGCGCTCGTGAACCTGGAAGAGTTCCCGTGCAACTTGGTCGACGAAACGGAGGCGAAGCTCCGGGTGCTCGCGCACTTGGTGAAGCTCCGCGAGTTGGACCTGCCGGCGCGCGGGTTTTCGGACGCCGCTCTGGGGCACGTCGGGAAGATGGTCGGGCTCGAATACCTGTCGATCCCCGGGTCGGGTTCCTGGCGCCTCACCGACGCGGGCTTGGCGCACCTAAAGGGGCTGAAAAACCTCAAGAGCCTGTCGCTTTCCGGCGCGGCCGTGACCGGTGACGGGTTCAAACACCTCGCGGCGTTGACACAACTCGAGGCACTGTCGCTCGACGGGACCGCGTTCGGGGACGAGGGGTTGAAGCACGTTCGGGCGCTGACCGGTCTCCAGTCACTCACGCTTAGCCTGACGAACGTCAGTGACGCGGGGCTGGAACCCCTCGGCGACCTGACCAACCTGGAGCACCTGGACCTCAGCCGCACCCGCGTGACCGGTGCCGGGTTCGCGAAGCTCAAGAAGATGCCGAAGCTCGCGTCCCTCAACCTGGGCGGTGCCCCGTTCTCGGACGCCGGTATGAAGGCGCTGGGCGCGTTCCCCGGGTTGCGCTCGCTCCAGTTGGACCGCACAGACGTCACGGACGCCGGGATCGAGGGACTTAAGGGCGTGAGTGGATTGAGGAGCGTGTCCCTGGTCAAGACGCGGGTGCGGGGAACGGGCTTCGCCGCGGCCGGGGAGTTACCCGAACTGGGTTATTTGAACCTGGCCGATAGCAATTTCTCTGACGCGGGGATCGAACACCTGGCCGGGATGAAAAAACTGTACGCACTCGACGTTTCGGGCACGCCCGTAACCGGGACCGGGTTCGCGAAACTCAAGCCGCTGAAGGCACTCGGTACCCTCCGGCTCCACGGAACGCAGTTGAACGATGCTGGATTGAAGGAGGTCGGGGAGCTGACCGGGTTGCACGAGCTCACGCTTTCGCGAGCACAGATTACCGACGCCGGGCTCCCCGCACTGAACGGGTTGCCGAAACTCACCCGCTTGGCGCTCGACGAAACGGCCGTGACGGGGGCCGGGTTGAAAGACGTCAAGGAGCTGAAGAACGTGACAATGGTCGACCTGAGAAACTCGCGGGTCACCGGTGAGGGTTTGGAATGCCTCAAGAACTTTCCGAACCTTCAGTACCTGCAACTGGACAACACGTTCGTAACGGACGAGGGACTGGCGCGGCTCAAAGACCTCCCGAAGCTCCAGTCACTCGGCCTACAGGGAACGCGCATTACGGACACCGGTCTGACCACGCTCTCGGGACTGAAGGGCCTCCGGAACGTTAACGCGGCGCAGACGCAGGCGACACAGAACGGGGCCGCGAAACTGAAAGAGGGGCTCCAAGAACTGAACGTCTACGTCGGGGAGTGA
- a CDS encoding DUF1559 family PulG-like putative transporter translates to MRHRRGGFTLIELLVVIAIIAILIGLLLPAVQKVRSAAARIQCSNNLKQIGIALHAHEGTYGYFPTSGAQSAAFGNTGVGFETMGWMYQILPFIEQDNVYKIGQQSGPNNWNASIGKAMVEIQIKTYLCPARGNRASAPASWGSVYAMGDYAGVMVEWGNQWQATLPPDPNEPNTFKGIITKGGHVRTDNPSLTQKYATVNVTGVTDGTSNTIAIMEKAVSAKQYQPTATPDWDWWEIPGWAHNSDWPNMRLVGNWVPLLPDNDTTRVSWATANGKMWEPGFGSAHTGVVLAVFGDGSVRGIQMSVNTGGNAGWSDASCVLYHLGGRSDGWVVSSNF, encoded by the coding sequence ATGCGGCACCGTCGCGGTGGCTTTACGCTCATTGAGTTACTCGTCGTGATCGCGATCATCGCGATCCTGATCGGCCTCCTCTTACCGGCCGTTCAGAAGGTGCGCTCGGCTGCGGCGCGCATCCAGTGCAGCAACAATCTGAAACAGATCGGTATCGCGCTCCACGCCCACGAAGGAACCTACGGGTACTTCCCGACGTCGGGCGCGCAGTCGGCCGCCTTCGGGAACACCGGGGTCGGGTTCGAGACGATGGGCTGGATGTACCAGATCCTGCCCTTCATCGAACAGGACAACGTGTACAAGATCGGCCAGCAGAGCGGGCCGAACAACTGGAACGCGAGCATCGGCAAAGCGATGGTCGAGATCCAGATCAAGACGTACCTCTGTCCGGCCCGCGGGAACCGCGCCTCCGCCCCCGCGTCGTGGGGCTCGGTGTACGCGATGGGCGATTATGCCGGCGTGATGGTGGAGTGGGGCAACCAGTGGCAGGCCACGCTCCCCCCGGACCCGAACGAGCCCAACACGTTCAAGGGCATCATCACCAAGGGCGGGCACGTCCGGACCGACAACCCGTCCCTGACCCAGAAGTACGCAACGGTGAACGTGACCGGGGTGACGGACGGGACGTCGAACACGATCGCCATCATGGAAAAGGCCGTCTCCGCCAAGCAGTACCAGCCGACCGCGACGCCGGACTGGGACTGGTGGGAAATCCCGGGCTGGGCGCACAACTCCGACTGGCCGAACATGCGCCTCGTCGGGAACTGGGTTCCCCTACTGCCGGACAACGACACGACCCGCGTGAGCTGGGCGACGGCCAACGGGAAGATGTGGGAACCCGGGTTCGGTTCGGCCCACACGGGCGTCGTGCTCGCGGTGTTCGGTGACGGCTCGGTGCGCGGCATCCAGATGTCGGTCAACACGGGCGGGAACGCCGGGTGGAGCGACGCGAGCTGCGTGCTGTACCACCTCGGCGGCCGGTCCGATGGGTGGGTGGTCAGCTCCAACTTCTGA
- a CDS encoding TIGR02996 domain-containing protein: MSTETALLRAIRESPDEDTPRLVYADYLDEEGHSARAEFIRVQIERARLPEGAPQCAALEDREHDLLAEHESAWLGVAPDDLDGLTEWEFERGFVNEVAANPYFMLGPGSDLCAAHPVRRWRVQGGQMDMIEDLRETGQKTWFGRLEAIDLAGWYTTIGELGHFLCRSNFARLRELDLTARPGLGDLPELLGYAPFRDQLKVLRCGAPAQYYDEGRLDAWELVRALGTDSRLEELTTAGAQLTADDLEGLLAAPCCQSLTALDLRYNQIAPNGWEAFRNSKCRLRELDISGTPLGTISLDNLLGCASVVELQRLQMNGCGSAMANLRALARSRFWTRAESLRMQQGSVPEISLEPLFTATGSSALRVLDVGQNWLRDGGVAQLCEAPWAGALTYLDLSSNYLTDEALRTLARSGRFKNLHTLHLNFNSVYHQDEAESHESITDAGLRALAECPDLANLRVLSVSGTRISDAGVDAVLNSPHWRLSGLRLSQCQLRRSVLDVLASSPRLARLQVLDLSRNDEIDVDDLSPLAESEYLSPQTELDISGMYNAHSAVRTALIERLGRRLSE, encoded by the coding sequence ATGTCCACCGAAACTGCTCTTCTCCGCGCCATCCGCGAATCGCCCGACGAAGACACCCCGCGCCTCGTTTACGCCGATTACCTCGACGAAGAGGGCCATTCGGCGCGCGCCGAGTTCATCCGCGTTCAGATCGAACGGGCGCGCCTGCCCGAAGGCGCGCCGCAGTGTGCGGCACTCGAAGACCGCGAACACGACCTGCTCGCGGAGCACGAGTCCGCGTGGCTCGGTGTCGCGCCCGACGATTTGGACGGGTTGACCGAGTGGGAGTTCGAGCGCGGGTTCGTGAACGAGGTCGCGGCCAACCCGTACTTCATGCTCGGTCCCGGGTCCGACCTGTGTGCCGCGCACCCGGTTCGCCGGTGGCGCGTGCAGGGCGGGCAGATGGACATGATCGAAGACCTGCGCGAAACGGGCCAGAAAACCTGGTTCGGGCGCCTCGAAGCGATCGACCTTGCGGGCTGGTACACGACCATCGGCGAACTTGGCCACTTCCTGTGTCGGTCCAACTTCGCCCGCCTCCGCGAACTCGACCTCACCGCTCGACCGGGCCTGGGCGATCTGCCCGAACTTCTGGGGTACGCACCCTTTCGCGATCAGTTGAAGGTACTGCGGTGCGGCGCACCCGCCCAGTATTACGACGAGGGGCGCCTCGATGCGTGGGAGCTGGTTCGCGCGCTCGGAACGGATTCGCGGCTCGAAGAGTTGACCACGGCCGGTGCTCAACTCACTGCGGACGACCTCGAAGGGTTACTCGCAGCCCCGTGCTGCCAAAGCCTGACCGCGCTGGACCTTCGCTACAACCAGATCGCGCCGAACGGCTGGGAAGCGTTCCGAAACTCGAAGTGTCGTCTGCGCGAACTTGATATCTCGGGAACACCCCTCGGCACGATCTCGCTCGATAACCTCCTCGGCTGTGCCTCAGTTGTGGAACTCCAGCGCCTTCAGATGAACGGGTGCGGTAGCGCGATGGCGAATCTGCGTGCCCTCGCGCGGTCGCGGTTTTGGACGAGGGCCGAATCGCTCCGGATGCAGCAGGGTTCGGTCCCAGAAATCTCGCTCGAACCACTGTTCACGGCAACCGGTTCGTCCGCGCTCCGCGTACTCGATGTGGGGCAGAACTGGTTGCGCGATGGGGGCGTGGCTCAACTCTGCGAGGCGCCGTGGGCCGGCGCGCTCACTTACCTTGATCTGTCCTCGAACTACCTTACGGACGAGGCGCTCCGCACGCTCGCACGCAGCGGACGCTTCAAAAACCTGCACACGCTGCACCTGAACTTCAACAGTGTGTATCACCAGGACGAAGCCGAGTCGCACGAATCAATCACCGACGCCGGGCTTCGCGCGCTCGCGGAGTGCCCCGATCTGGCGAACCTTCGGGTGCTCTCGGTGAGCGGCACGCGCATCTCCGACGCGGGTGTGGACGCGGTGCTGAACTCACCGCACTGGCGACTCAGCGGGCTCCGGCTCTCGCAGTGCCAACTGCGGCGCAGCGTGCTGGACGTTCTCGCGTCCTCACCGCGACTCGCGCGCCTTCAGGTGCTCGATTTGAGCCGAAACGACGAAATCGACGTCGACGATCTTTCGCCGCTCGCGGAATCCGAGTACCTTTCTCCTCAAACCGAGTTGGACATCAGCGGAATGTACAACGCTCACTCGGCCGTCCGAACCGCACTCATCGAGCGCCTCGGTCGACGCCTCAGCGAGTGA
- a CDS encoding RNA polymerase sigma factor, protein MAASSRGLFGFVARLRPALSADSDADLLERFVRTADQTAFASLVQRHGAMVLSVCRRRLGSESDAEDAFQAVFLALATSAATIRRRESLSGWLYRVAYQIALKAAGRRARHPVAALPTSEVPMPDSQPPSWETDELKAVIDAEVAGLPDKLRAVIVLCLVEGRTNVEAAAALAVPTGTVDSRLNAARKTLQAKLTRRGVAVGAGVVLEQLLGGPVEAAGPRLTELFASTISAVLTEAAGPGGGAVSPAVIELARGVTVMTTNLRVFATLGLVLGLLGSAGAGFYLTAADPDAPKTKSANQPLAPEVTAAQPPVAKSATLESKVDPNSRGEAALLKLVGAGLAPDGVTVAEILKKIEDETDLIVRVDVDAFRRIGLFGDDAGEEIDASLKTIYETKVHLPRRVEKMPMRDVLADSLAQTRFGSKCTYRVRGDQLVIVPAYVPAFRPGVNPLDHAEDDSAVLTEKMISEHIYGGVVSVSADRKPLSDILADLRKQTGANIVLDPRCESQRPKLPSLTINLNDARLYDALRVITDMAELKMVYAGNIYYITTVENAKTFQPPLSRQPILQTPPFTPPLNPQPNAGGAGGMPMR, encoded by the coding sequence ATGGCTGCGTCATCCCGAGGGTTGTTCGGCTTCGTCGCCCGGCTGCGCCCGGCGCTGTCGGCCGATTCCGACGCGGACCTCCTGGAGCGGTTCGTCCGGACCGCGGACCAGACCGCGTTCGCGAGCTTGGTTCAGCGCCACGGGGCGATGGTCCTCTCGGTGTGTCGCCGGCGGTTGGGGTCCGAGAGCGACGCGGAAGATGCGTTCCAGGCCGTGTTCCTCGCTCTGGCGACCTCGGCCGCGACGATCCGTCGGCGCGAATCTCTGTCGGGTTGGCTGTACCGGGTGGCCTATCAGATCGCCCTGAAAGCCGCCGGTCGGCGCGCCCGGCACCCCGTCGCAGCGCTCCCGACGAGCGAGGTGCCGATGCCCGATTCACAACCCCCGTCGTGGGAAACCGACGAACTGAAGGCCGTCATTGATGCGGAAGTCGCGGGCCTACCGGACAAGCTCCGGGCGGTCATCGTGCTGTGTCTGGTCGAGGGCCGGACCAATGTTGAAGCAGCCGCGGCGCTGGCCGTACCCACCGGTACGGTCGATTCCCGGCTCAACGCGGCTCGCAAGACGCTTCAGGCCAAGTTGACGCGCCGCGGGGTCGCGGTCGGGGCCGGGGTCGTGCTCGAACAACTGCTCGGCGGACCGGTGGAAGCGGCCGGTCCGCGGCTCACGGAACTGTTTGCCAGCACAATTTCGGCGGTGCTCACCGAGGCCGCCGGACCGGGGGGCGGGGCCGTCTCGCCCGCGGTAATCGAACTAGCCCGAGGAGTAACTGTAATGACGACGAATCTTCGCGTTTTCGCAACGCTGGGCCTCGTATTGGGGCTGTTGGGGAGCGCGGGTGCGGGGTTCTACCTCACCGCAGCCGATCCCGACGCACCCAAAACAAAGAGTGCGAATCAACCGCTTGCGCCTGAAGTGACTGCCGCACAACCGCCGGTCGCAAAGTCCGCGACCCTGGAAAGCAAGGTGGACCCGAACTCGCGCGGAGAAGCCGCGCTACTCAAACTGGTGGGAGCGGGGCTTGCCCCCGACGGCGTGACTGTCGCAGAAATCTTGAAAAAGATCGAGGACGAAACCGACCTCATAGTCCGAGTGGACGTGGACGCATTCCGGCGCATCGGGTTGTTCGGTGATGATGCTGGCGAAGAGATCGATGCTTCCCTGAAGACGATCTACGAAACGAAAGTTCATTTGCCCCGGCGGGTCGAGAAAATGCCGATGCGCGACGTGTTGGCCGATTCCTTGGCGCAAACTCGATTCGGCTCCAAGTGTACGTACCGGGTCCGCGGCGACCAATTGGTCATTGTGCCGGCCTACGTTCCCGCATTTCGGCCCGGTGTCAATCCGCTCGATCACGCCGAAGATGATAGTGCAGTTTTAACAGAGAAAATGATTAGTGAACACATCTACGGTGGGGTGGTGAGCGTCTCCGCGGATCGGAAACCGCTCAGCGACATTCTCGCCGATTTGCGAAAACAGACGGGTGCGAATATCGTGCTGGACCCGCGCTGCGAGAGCCAACGGCCGAAGTTGCCCTCACTAACAATCAATTTGAACGATGCGAGACTGTATGACGCACTACGGGTGATCACGGACATGGCGGAACTGAAGATGGTGTACGCTGGGAACATCTACTACATCACGACCGTCGAGAACGCGAAGACGTTCCAGCCGCCCCTTTCCCGCCAACCCATACTACAAACCCCTCCATTCACCCCGCCGCTTAACCCGCAGCCGAACGCCGGTGGAGCGGGAGGCATGCCAATGCGGTAG